CCATTTTTATTGTCCGAGATGAGCTTTTCTTAAaggcaggcccagcccctgctacTCTTTCTCCCCTCTCGAATTTCACCTTGTTTGACTTCTATTATTTATTCCACTCTGGAGCTAACATTGACTAGCAAAGGTGGGGCATTATGCCACTTAGCAGCctcttttttaatctttccaACCAAAAAGGGTTTTTGTGTGTGAGTGGCTATAACTGAAAGTAGGTACTTAACTCTGCTTGCTGTAGCCTGCATCCTTCCCTTGAACTGTTTGTTTTGCAGGAGGAAGGGCTTTAGGAACTGAATGCTGGGGGGGTTGGTCTTgtttgacaaaaaggtgtgaaatTAGGGTAATATtgcaatgctgctgctgccaaaTTGTCTTCCTCCTTTGGCATAAAGGGCACTGAAGACCAGGAAGGTTTTGCAAAAACaagggaattttttaaaaattccaaacTTGCATGTTACAGAAATAAAACAGAAGTGAAACTAGGAACTGTTTTAATCATGGaagctccagtcacatctctccTAGTCTGTTACCAAAACCCCTCAGTTCACTTACATCTCACTGCAGTCCAGGCATTATCCTATATGTATCTGGTTTGAAATATTGATGGCAAGTGAATGTTTTATGAGCCAAACTTTAGAGGCAGGTGTATGGTACAGTGCCTAATTCTGCAGGCAGAGGCACACAGAGGAAGGAAAGGCTACAGGGTTAAGACCAAAATTAATAACTTCCCCCGAAACCAAGAGTGAAActctaaaacaacaaggagtccagtggcaccttaaagactagcagatttatttgggcataagctttcagggGTAAAAAGCCCCCACTTCAGCTGCATggctgaagaagtgagttttttacccccgaaagcttatgcccaaataaatctgttagtctttaaggtgccaccggactgcttgttgtttttgtggatacaaactaacatggctaccccaatagtgacttcaatgggcacagGCCTAGGGCCACACTTTCGGTAGGGGATGATGCATTTGGGCTCTGgggtacaccctgcaccccttgaAGTCATTGGGGTTTTgccaatggggccaggattttaccctgtcTTCAGTCCAGTCTTCCCCAATGTGTGTCCCCAGGTTACAGCTTTCAGTGGCAGCTAAATGCTCCATGCCAGGGCAAATTTAATTTGCTTTTTCCAACCACCTCAATTTGGCTAATGGAAACCGTTTCAATTCGCTTCTGCTGTACTCTGTTTAATTCCCATGTGCTTATGCACTAGCACAATGCTGCAGTTTTGAttgcagatgctgcagaggaGTATTTATTAGTCAAGGAAAATAgtttaaatgtgtattttaaaaagaaattaatgaAGCATTTCCATTAGTTTTAGATTTCAGGGCAAATTTGACCAGACACTGTGCTTTCAATGGGTATGTTGGATTAAGATGTCACTGTTGCCTGGGTAATGCTATGTAGCTTTAGCAACAGTCATCAGATTCATAAGCTTCTGGTTGAGGGGTTATGAAAAGCCCTCAGACATCCTGAAATAAGAGGCACTGATTTGGTTTCAGTTATTTTAGATGCTGGGTTAGTGATGGGCTGGTTTGAACCCCTCTCTTCCCCAAATGGACCCAGCTGAAATGTTAAGTCTGCTCTGGAGTGAAAACAGGAGGCCAGTTTCCAGACCTAGTTGATTTTTTTACTTCTCTGCATACATAACATGTGGCAGGTGGGCATGGCCTGGTCTTCCCTGCAGCGAGGTGGCCACAAGGGCTCCTTGGGGtcgctggcaggagttggtgcaGACTCAGGGCTGCACTAATTTACAACCAGTTCAAGCTTAAGGAAGCGCAGTGGTGGCTTAAAACCATTGCGGCTGGATCTCCCCTACAAGTGTGGGTGTCAATCATTGTAAAACACACAAAAttcagggtttgggtttttttttgttttttaataaaaagtgtCGTTTGACAACTGAAGTCTGCAGTTTCAGATTTTGCAGAGGGCAGTTTCACGGTCTTCTAAAAGACCCTCAAAGTGTGTCTATTGTGTGCAACTACATGCCCCTATCCGTGGTCTGGAGATTTAAATGAAGATTGATGTCAGGAGCGTGTTGAGTAAATACACAAGACACGGATCCTCTAAGACAGGGAATGCTTTTTTATTCACAAACCCACAGGAGAAGTGGACGGTTTGGGTCTGTACCAAAAACTTTCATGATTTTAAGCACAGATCAGTTAccagacaacacacacacacacatttgggcATACACTGCTACATACAAATTAACTGATCGGACCAAACATTTTGAACGTTTAGAATAGTTTAAGCTCCCTGTAAGAGCAGCACCGTTGTGACATTTTACTTTAGTATTCCTCCCCTTCCTCTTCACCCTCCCCTTCAACAGAATCCACACCAACCTCTTCGTAATCCTTCTCTAGGGCAGCCATGTCCTCCCGCGCCTCCGAGAACTCGccttcctccatcccctcccctacGTACCAGTGAACAAAGGCACGCTTGGCATACATCAGGTCAAACTTGTGGTCCAGACGAGCCCAGGCCTCAGCTATGGCTGTGGTGTTGCTCAGCATGCACACGGCCCGCTGCACCTTGGCCAGGTCGCCGCCAGGAACCACAGTGGGAGGCTGGTAGTTGATACCAACCTTGAAGCCAGTTGGGCACCAGTCCACAAACTGGATAGTGCGCTTGGTTTTGATGGTGGCAATAGCAGCATTGACGTCTTTGGGAACCACGTCCCCACGGTACAACAGGCAGCAGGCCATGTATTTCCCGTGGCGAGGGTCACATTTCACCATCTGGTTGGCTGGCTCAAAGCAAGCGTTTGTGATCTCTGCTACAGAAAGCTGCTCATGGTAAGCTTTCTCAGCAGAGATGACCGGGGCATAGGTGGCCAGAGGGAAATGGATACGGGGATAGGGCACCAAGTTGGTCTGGAACTCTGTCAGATCTACATTCAGGGCACCATCAAATCGGAGGGAGGCGGTGATGGAAGACACAATCTGGCCTATCAACCGGTTCAGGTTGGTGTAGGTGGGGCGCTCGATGTCCAGGTTCCTGCGGCAGATGTCATAGATGGCCTCGTTGTCTACCATGAAGGCACAGTCCGAGTGCTCCAGGGTGGTGTGGGTGGTCAGGATGGAGTTGTAGGGCTCCACCACTGCGGTGGAGACCTGAGGAGCAGGGTAGATGGAGAACTCCAGCTTGGACTTCTTGCCATAGTCAACAGACAGACGCTCCATCAGCAGGGAGGTGAAACCAGAACCAGTGCCACCTCCAAAGCTGTGGAAGACCAGGAAGCCCTGGAGACCTGTGCACTGGTCAGCCTATAAGGTGGAAACACAAAGGAAGttatttttaagaacataagaatggccatcctgggtcagaccaatggtccatctagcccagtattttgtcttccgacagtggccaatgccagatacttcagaaggaattaacagaacaaggcaattactGAGAGTGATCCATCTGTCATCCAGCAtgtggcagtcagaggctttggGATGCCCCAAGCATCGggttgatggacctgtccttcaTGAACTAGATTTTTGAAACCAGTTatactttggccttcacaacatcccctggcagcaagctccacaggttgactgtgcattgtgtgaagtacttccttttctttgttttaaacctgctgcctagtaatttcatcaGTTGATTGGATAATTGAACTGACTAGTTATACCATGGTGGGAAGTTCACTTACTTTCTTCCCCTCCTAGAAATGTTTCCTcttaggaccaaattctgttctatTAAATCTGGGTTCACTCCATCATACTTGGTGGCGTTTCATCAGTGTAAATCCAGTGTAACAGAGATAAAAATATGCCCTTTAATAACTTATCTGTTACAAAGTTACTAGTCCGTATTCACTACCTGCTATTCTTAGCCCAGTACCACTCTGAGTGACTACTCTATTTCAAAGGACTTTTTAATTCACCTTAGGCCCACCTGGAAATACGGTGACCCTAAATACATCAACAATATGATTAGTTGGGATaggaggcagggggagaaacCATCAGCTATGAACCTATGTCTTTCAAACAGCTTCCCATTCACGGCCTGCCCAGATCACCCTCAAGAGAGATGGGATCTACCAATTTACGGATCCTGTCGAGAACCAGGTCGATGATTTCTTTCCCAATGGTGTAGTGCCCACGGGCATAGTTGTTGGCAGCAtcttccttgccagtgatgagctgctcgGGATGGAAGAGCTGGCGGTAGGTCCCAGTGCGCACTTCATCTGGGGAGAGGAAAGGCAGAGTTTGTCTCCCCACCACCCATGCATAGCAGCTGACTGCTATAGGCAGACGAGTTTACAAGGGAGCCCAGAAAGCAGTCAGATGATGGCTTCGCATACTCACCTATGACCGTTGGCTCCAAGTCCACAAAGACAGCTCTGGGGACGTGCTTGCCAGCGCCTGTCTCACTGAAGAAGGTGTTGAAGGAGTCGTCTCCTCCACCGATGGTCTTGTCACTGGGCATCTGGCCATCAGGCTGGATCCCATGTTCCAGGCAGTAGAGCTCCCAGCAGGCATTGCCGATCTGGACACCAGCCTGGCCGACGTGGATAGAGATGCACTCACGCTGTGGAGAAGATGGTGGGAGGTGGGAAGAGAAGATGTAAGCACATGGGGTTGGTCTGCAACTGCATGTTAAGTGACTTTTGATTAATTGAGGCATCTCTAGAAACTCCCTTTGAAACCTTCATTTTTGCCTTTTTGGCTCCTCAATGTATAAAATGGTAACAGCAAAATCAGGCACCATGAGCTTTGTAGCTGGATATGCTCTGAACAGACTCAGTGTCGGCTTTATCACAGCAAGCAGCATGTCACACAGATCCTTTGTGTAACCCACATGTTTAACACACCAGATGCTTTCCAAATTGCAGGGAAAGGAAGAGCACAGATAACTGGCAGGAACGGaagcaaaaagaagaaaatactCATGAACCGTGGAGAGGCAGGTGGTATCTGGAAACAACTGAGCAGTACCACAAGTCTTGAAAAGTGTCTGCCTGCCACGCCCAGTTTTTCCTtatgtggggcctgatcctgctcccatggaAGTAACTGGTGAAACACCGACTGATTTGGGTACAGGACTGGGGTGATGGGTATTACTGTGaataagggcccaatcctacaaaaCAAGGAGCAGCTCCCCATTGTTCTCATGGAGAAGCCAGCCCCCACTGAGTGTGCTGAACCCTTCCAGGAACCTGGTCCACAGTGTCCCCTCCGGGGCGTCCGCAGCGGGTGCTCGGTACCTGGTAAGATCAGCCTCCAAACCACCGCAATTGCTTTTCTatccccctctcccagcctcctCCCACATGCACAGATGGCTAACCCCCAGGAGAGCCTAGCCTCGGGAATCATGAATGGAGCTGCCATGCCCAGCCAGGGAACACTGGACTGGCCATAGCTGGGAGAAAATCCCAACCCTCCCTCTGCCCCGCGCCTGCTGGAGTCTGTGCGGACAGCAATGGCTTAGCACAGACTGGGCTATTTCCAGCATGATCTCATTAGACAGCGTTGCCAATTTCCCTCCGCTGAGGTCAGCGGAGAACATGCCCACATGGGAATGAAGTCAATCAATGAAGCGGGTGGGACAAGAGTCAAACCTCGATTCACAGGCCAAGGGagtgagcactggggtgagagaggCTGGATGCAACTCCCCATTACTTACACTCTGCCTTGAACGCACTTTAAATTGAATATTGAAAACATGGCCACTGCATTTGGAAAGCTCCCCCGTCCGTCACAAGGCACTGGGGATGCTGCCTGGGGAGCTAATCGAACGAACAGACAGCT
The DNA window shown above is from Mauremys reevesii isolate NIE-2019 linkage group 25, ASM1616193v1, whole genome shotgun sequence and carries:
- the TUBA1A gene encoding tubulin alpha-1A chain — protein: MRECISIHVGQAGVQIGNACWELYCLEHGIQPDGQMPSDKTIGGGDDSFNTFFSETGAGKHVPRAVFVDLEPTVIDEVRTGTYRQLFHPEQLITGKEDAANNYARGHYTIGKEIIDLVLDRIRKLADQCTGLQGFLVFHSFGGGTGSGFTSLLMERLSVDYGKKSKLEFSIYPAPQVSTAVVEPYNSILTTHTTLEHSDCAFMVDNEAIYDICRRNLDIERPTYTNLNRLIGQIVSSITASLRFDGALNVDLTEFQTNLVPYPRIHFPLATYAPVISAEKAYHEQLSVAEITNACFEPANQMVKCDPRHGKYMACCLLYRGDVVPKDVNAAIATIKTKRTIQFVDWCPTGFKVGINYQPPTVVPGGDLAKVQRAVCMLSNTTAIAEAWARLDHKFDLMYAKRAFVHWYVGEGMEEGEFSEAREDMAALEKDYEEVGVDSVEGEGEEEGEEY